A window of Christiangramia forsetii KT0803 contains these coding sequences:
- a CDS encoding DUF2061 domain-containing protein, protein MLMLLNNTNAKSTYKKDKSTERPMRSILKTISWRIVGTIDTIVISWILTGKIETALAIGSVELVTKMILYFGHERIWNAINFGKE, encoded by the coding sequence ATGTTGATGTTGCTAAATAATACTAATGCAAAAAGTACTTATAAAAAGGATAAATCTACGGAGCGTCCTATGCGAAGTATTCTTAAAACCATCAGTTGGCGTATTGTTGGAACTATAGATACTATAGTGATTTCATGGATTCTAACTGGAAAGATAGAAACAGCTTTAGCTATAGGTTCAGTAGAATTAGTAACTAAAATGATCCTCTATTTTGGTCATGAAAGAATTTGGAACGCAATAAATTTTGGAAAAGAATAG
- a CDS encoding threonine ammonia-lyase: MKKSDLESVLKKIQPHIHRTPVLSSSLINEMVSTSLWFKCENFQKMGAFKMRGATNAILNLSEEKKAKGVVTHSSGNFAQALSLAAKSLDVPAYIVMPDSASEVKKSAVRTYEGKITECPSTLQDREATANKIQKETGATFVHPSNDLDVILGQGTAAIELLQDYPDLDYIICPVGGGGLIAGTALTVKHFGNNCKCIGAEPIEVDDAWRSLQSGKIETNETANTIADGLKTQLGDKNFPIILENVDEIIRVSEEEIKAALKLIWERMKIVVEPSSAVPLAAIIKEKHRFQNKRIGIIISGGNVDLSKLPF; the protein is encoded by the coding sequence ATAAAAAAATCTGATTTAGAATCTGTTTTAAAAAAGATTCAACCACACATTCATCGAACCCCAGTTTTAAGCTCAAGTCTCATTAATGAAATGGTTAGTACCAGTCTTTGGTTTAAGTGCGAGAATTTTCAGAAAATGGGCGCCTTTAAAATGCGGGGTGCCACCAACGCAATTTTAAATCTTTCCGAAGAAAAAAAAGCAAAGGGAGTGGTTACCCATTCTTCCGGAAATTTCGCCCAGGCACTTTCCCTTGCCGCAAAAAGTCTTGATGTCCCGGCTTATATCGTCATGCCAGATTCGGCCTCAGAGGTTAAAAAATCGGCTGTTAGAACTTACGAAGGAAAAATTACCGAATGCCCTTCTACCCTGCAAGATCGGGAAGCTACAGCAAATAAAATTCAAAAAGAGACAGGAGCTACGTTTGTGCATCCATCCAATGATCTGGATGTTATTTTAGGCCAGGGGACTGCAGCTATAGAGTTGCTTCAGGATTATCCTGATCTGGATTATATAATATGTCCCGTTGGAGGTGGCGGACTTATAGCCGGAACTGCCCTCACTGTTAAGCATTTTGGAAATAATTGTAAATGCATAGGAGCTGAACCTATCGAAGTAGATGATGCGTGGCGATCTCTACAAAGTGGTAAGATAGAAACAAATGAAACCGCAAATACCATCGCTGACGGATTAAAAACTCAGTTAGGAGATAAAAACTTCCCTATTATTCTGGAGAATGTAGATGAAATTATTAGAGTTTCTGAAGAAGAAATTAAAGCGGCACTAAAACTTATATGGGAACGAATGAAAATTGTGGTGGAACCTTCCAGTGCAGTTCCGCTTGCCGCAATAATAAAAGAGAAGCATCGATTTCAAAATAAAAGAATCGGGATTATAATTTCAGGAGGAAATGTAGATCTCAGCAAACTTCCATTTTAA
- the metK gene encoding methionine adenosyltransferase, giving the protein MAYLFTSESVSEGHPDKIADQISDALLDNFLAFDGESKVACETMVTTGQVVLAGEVRSNTYLDVQNIARDVINDIGYTKGAYKFSGDSCGVISLIHEQSQDIYQGVDRGNKEEQGAGDQGMMFGYATNETENYMPLALDISHKILIELAKLRREGKEIEYLRPDSKSQVTIEYSDENVPERIVAIVVSTQHDDFDADDEKMLTKIKKDIIEILIPRVKKQLPEYVQKLFNDDIVYHINPTGKFVIGGPHGDAGLTGRKIIVDTYGGKGAHGGGAFSGKDPSKVDRSAAYASRHIAKNLVAAGVAPEILVQVSYAIGVVEPTSISVYTYGKNNTDLSDGQIAEKVKEIFDMRPSSIEDRLKLRNPIYRETAAYGHMGKEPRKVTKIFESPYKGKITREVELFTWEKLDYVDKVKDAFELN; this is encoded by the coding sequence ATGGCTTATTTATTTACTTCAGAAAGTGTTTCTGAAGGACACCCAGATAAAATTGCAGATCAGATTAGTGATGCTTTATTAGACAATTTTCTTGCATTTGATGGTGAATCTAAAGTTGCCTGTGAAACTATGGTAACTACGGGACAGGTGGTATTGGCCGGTGAAGTTAGAAGTAATACTTATTTAGATGTTCAAAATATCGCAAGGGACGTGATTAACGATATTGGTTATACTAAAGGAGCTTATAAATTCAGCGGAGATTCTTGCGGGGTTATTTCTTTGATCCACGAACAATCTCAGGATATTTACCAGGGTGTAGATCGTGGAAATAAAGAGGAACAGGGAGCTGGTGACCAGGGAATGATGTTTGGTTACGCAACCAACGAAACTGAAAATTACATGCCTCTTGCTCTTGATATTTCTCACAAGATCCTTATTGAACTTGCGAAACTAAGACGCGAAGGAAAAGAAATTGAATATCTGCGACCGGATTCTAAAAGTCAGGTAACTATTGAATATAGTGACGAGAACGTTCCGGAAAGAATAGTTGCCATTGTAGTTTCTACCCAGCATGATGATTTTGATGCCGATGATGAAAAGATGTTGACTAAGATCAAAAAGGATATTATTGAGATTTTGATCCCGAGGGTTAAAAAACAATTGCCGGAATATGTTCAGAAATTATTTAATGACGATATCGTATATCATATTAATCCAACCGGGAAGTTTGTAATTGGTGGGCCTCATGGCGATGCCGGACTTACCGGTAGAAAGATCATCGTAGATACGTATGGTGGTAAAGGTGCTCACGGTGGTGGTGCATTTTCCGGAAAAGATCCTTCAAAAGTAGACCGTTCTGCGGCGTACGCTTCCAGACATATTGCAAAAAACCTGGTAGCCGCAGGCGTAGCTCCGGAAATTCTGGTTCAGGTTTCGTATGCTATTGGAGTTGTTGAACCAACTTCAATTTCGGTATATACGTATGGAAAAAATAATACAGATTTATCCGACGGCCAGATCGCTGAAAAAGTTAAAGAAATTTTTGATATGCGCCCGTCTTCAATCGAGGATAGATTGAAATTAAGAAATCCAATCTATCGAGAAACTGCTGCTTATGGACATATGGGAAAAGAACCGCGAAAGGTTACTAAGATTTTTGAGAGTCCGTATAAAGGAAAAATAACCAGGGAAGTAGAATTATTTACCTGGGAAAAACTCGATTATGTAGATAAAGTAAAAGATGCATTTGAACTGAACTAA
- a CDS encoding 2-hydroxyacid dehydrogenase, translating to MSVLVVSPGRDPENWVKALKNTHPGMNIYVYPEDHDNEEVEFALSWNHPRGLFKNYPNLKVIASMGAGVDHILSDNALPENVAITKVVDDTLTEDMGDFVLSQVMNHIRGLHHYVKCQKEKEWDKFQYKRPQNTKVGIMGLGVLGNAVAEKLHKNFFKVYGWSRTEKDCDNITSFHGKEQLEEFLENSEILVCLLPLTEDTENILNADLFDMLPEGAYIINVARGEHLVEHDLIEMIGSGHLAGASLDVFREEPLPEEHPFWEHSKINITPHIASVTKPESVVPQIAENYDKMKEGEALKNRVEMNKGY from the coding sequence ATGTCAGTTTTAGTTGTAAGTCCCGGAAGAGATCCGGAAAATTGGGTAAAGGCCCTAAAAAATACCCACCCAGGTATGAACATATATGTTTATCCTGAAGATCATGATAATGAGGAAGTGGAGTTTGCATTGAGTTGGAATCATCCTAGAGGACTATTTAAAAATTACCCTAACTTAAAAGTTATCGCAAGTATGGGTGCAGGGGTAGACCATATTTTAAGTGACAATGCCTTACCCGAGAATGTTGCAATCACTAAAGTGGTAGATGATACCCTTACCGAAGATATGGGTGATTTCGTTTTGAGCCAGGTAATGAATCATATACGTGGACTTCACCACTATGTAAAATGCCAGAAGGAAAAAGAGTGGGATAAATTTCAGTATAAAAGACCTCAAAATACCAAAGTTGGGATTATGGGACTGGGAGTTCTTGGTAACGCAGTTGCAGAAAAACTTCATAAGAATTTCTTCAAAGTTTATGGCTGGTCACGAACAGAAAAAGATTGTGATAACATTACCAGTTTTCATGGAAAAGAACAATTGGAAGAATTCCTTGAGAATTCTGAAATTCTTGTTTGTTTATTACCTTTAACTGAAGATACAGAGAACATCCTTAATGCAGATCTATTTGACATGCTTCCTGAAGGAGCCTATATTATTAATGTTGCAAGAGGTGAACACCTGGTTGAGCATGATCTTATTGAAATGATAGGCAGCGGACATCTTGCTGGAGCTTCTTTAGATGTTTTTAGAGAAGAGCCATTGCCTGAGGAGCATCCATTCTGGGAGCATTCTAAAATTAACATCACTCCGCATATTGCCAGTGTCACCAAGCCGGAGTCTGTGGTACCTCAGATTGCAGAAAATTATGATAAAATGAAAGAGGGTGAGGCTCTTAAAAACAGGGTTGAGATGAATAAAGGTTATTAA
- a CDS encoding trans-sulfuration enzyme family protein codes for MENLQATGIDENDCNGYSEEHFETIAVRTQSARTQFQEHSVPLYLTSSYIFEDSEDMRASFAEEKDRNIYSRFTNPNTSEFVEKIARMEGAETGYAFATGMAAVFSTLAALLNSGDHIVSARSVFGSTHGLFTRYFPKWNISHSYFDVNKPETIEDLIKPETKILFAESPTNPGVDILDLEFLGQIAKKHHLILIIDNCFATPYIQNPIKFGADLVIHSATKLIDGQGRVLGGVTVGREDLIREIYLFSRNTGPALSPFNAWVLSKSLETLAVRLDRHCENALKVAEFLEANKNIEQVKYPFLKSHPQYDIAKRQMKLGGNVVAFQIKGGVEAGRKFIDKLLLCSRSANLGDTRTIVTHPASTTHSKLSHDELSSAGIAEGLVRVSVGLENVDDVIKDLKQALE; via the coding sequence ATGGAAAACCTACAAGCTACCGGGATAGATGAAAATGACTGTAATGGATATTCAGAGGAACATTTTGAAACTATTGCGGTAAGAACCCAGAGTGCCAGAACACAATTTCAGGAGCATTCTGTGCCGCTGTATCTTACTTCGAGTTATATTTTTGAAGATTCTGAAGATATGAGGGCCAGTTTTGCTGAGGAGAAAGACCGGAATATTTATAGCCGATTCACAAATCCTAATACTTCTGAATTTGTGGAGAAGATCGCCAGGATGGAAGGTGCAGAGACGGGTTATGCATTTGCAACCGGAATGGCAGCAGTTTTTTCCACGTTGGCAGCTTTACTGAATAGTGGAGATCATATTGTATCTGCGAGATCGGTTTTTGGATCTACCCATGGCTTGTTTACCAGGTATTTTCCGAAATGGAATATTTCTCACAGCTATTTTGATGTGAATAAGCCGGAAACTATTGAGGATTTGATCAAACCTGAAACTAAAATTTTGTTTGCCGAATCTCCAACAAATCCGGGAGTTGATATTCTGGATCTTGAATTTTTAGGTCAGATCGCAAAAAAGCACCATCTAATACTCATTATTGATAATTGCTTTGCTACCCCATATATTCAAAATCCAATAAAATTCGGGGCAGATCTGGTGATCCATTCAGCAACTAAATTAATAGATGGTCAGGGAAGAGTGCTTGGTGGGGTAACTGTGGGAAGAGAAGATTTGATAAGGGAAATTTATCTTTTTAGTAGAAATACTGGGCCGGCGCTTTCACCATTTAATGCCTGGGTTCTTTCAAAAAGTTTAGAAACTCTGGCAGTTCGTTTGGACAGGCATTGTGAAAATGCATTGAAAGTTGCTGAGTTTTTAGAGGCGAATAAAAATATTGAGCAGGTGAAATATCCATTTTTGAAATCTCATCCTCAATATGATATAGCAAAGAGACAGATGAAGTTAGGAGGAAATGTGGTGGCATTCCAAATAAAGGGGGGAGTGGAAGCAGGAAGAAAATTTATAGATAAACTTTTGCTATGCTCCAGATCTGCAAATCTTGGAGATACAAGAACCATAGTGACTCATCCTGCCTCGACAACTCATAGCAAACTTTCGCATGATGAACTTAGTTCCGCGGGGATTGCCGAAGGATTGGTGCGAGTATCTGTTGGACTTGAAAATGTGGATGATGTGATTAAGGATTTGAAACAGGCTTTAGAGTGA
- a CDS encoding alpha/beta fold hydrolase: MLQELTIENFTNSAGTAQDIHLSYQFFGKKPSEAPIILVNHALTGNSLVTGSKGWWKDLIGKNKCIDIDKFCILAFNIPGNGFKGHEDQFFENYKEFRLRDIAEIQALALEKLNVNKLFAIIGGSIGGALAWELAVLKPQLAENIVPIATDYKSTDWLVANCRIQDHILNNSSNPVHDARMHAMTFYRTPQSLAQKFESKRNSKDQIFEVENWLLHHGEKLKHRFTLKSYKLMNHLLTTIDISNGTGNYLEAASKIQGSIHVVTVNSDLFFLAEENWNTYVELSLLKNNISIHEIKSIHGHDAFLIETDQLNRFLKPIFQLTKKDYENDSSRSVWAG; this comes from the coding sequence ATGTTACAAGAATTAACCATAGAAAATTTCACCAATTCTGCAGGTACTGCTCAGGATATCCACCTTAGCTATCAGTTCTTCGGAAAAAAGCCTTCCGAGGCTCCGATAATCTTGGTGAATCATGCACTTACTGGAAACTCGCTGGTAACGGGAAGTAAAGGATGGTGGAAAGATCTAATCGGAAAAAATAAATGTATTGATATTGATAAATTTTGCATCCTGGCTTTTAATATTCCGGGAAATGGTTTTAAAGGTCACGAAGACCAGTTCTTTGAAAATTATAAGGAATTCAGGCTAAGGGATATTGCAGAGATCCAGGCACTAGCTCTTGAAAAACTGAATGTCAACAAACTTTTTGCCATTATTGGTGGGAGTATTGGTGGTGCATTGGCCTGGGAACTTGCAGTTTTAAAACCTCAATTGGCTGAGAATATAGTCCCCATCGCAACCGATTATAAATCGACTGACTGGCTGGTTGCTAATTGCAGAATTCAGGATCATATATTAAATAATTCTTCCAATCCCGTTCATGATGCCAGAATGCATGCGATGACTTTCTATCGTACGCCGCAATCCTTGGCTCAAAAGTTTGAAAGTAAAAGAAATTCTAAAGATCAGATTTTTGAAGTGGAGAACTGGTTGTTGCACCATGGTGAAAAGTTAAAACATCGGTTTACATTAAAATCTTATAAGCTGATGAATCATTTGCTTACCACCATAGACATTAGCAACGGCACAGGAAATTACCTGGAAGCAGCGAGTAAAATTCAGGGGAGTATTCATGTTGTAACGGTCAATTCAGACTTGTTTTTCCTGGCTGAAGAGAACTGGAATACCTATGTAGAGCTTTCACTTTTAAAGAATAACATCAGCATTCATGAGATCAAATCCATACACGGTCATGATGCATTTTTGATTGAGACAGATCAATTAAACAGATTTTTAAAACCAATTTTCCAACTAACAAAAAAAGATTATGAAAACGATTCATCTCGCTCTGTTTGGGCCGGGTAA
- a CDS encoding aspartokinase: protein MKTIHLALFGPGKVGSKLLEQLSISEEHLKKSSGINVKLILVADSSHALLNPKGIKSSWNNGFKSGAKRYSFNDIKDYFRENEFKNLVSIDTTASEDFPQKYIALVNAGSHIIAANKVANTLSSEFYKELRKELKRNNKKFIYETNVGAGLPIVETLRNLHLSGEKVTRIRGVFSGSLSYIFNKYSEDEKDFSEVLKEAGILGYTEPDARIDLSGKDVGRKLLILARELELNKELTDVRIQSLIPKQLNGDTSLEEFNKRVEELDLHFGSYKKDKSEDEVLRYVGELNAVSGELEAKLIKEPKTSVLGQIEGADNIFEIYTESYKDLPLVIRGAGAGADVTARGVFGDILKISERLN, encoded by the coding sequence ATGAAAACGATTCATCTCGCTCTGTTTGGGCCGGGTAAAGTAGGAAGCAAGTTGCTGGAACAACTTTCCATTTCTGAAGAACACTTAAAAAAGTCTTCCGGAATTAATGTAAAATTAATCCTGGTAGCCGATTCTTCTCATGCGCTTTTAAATCCGAAAGGCATAAAGTCCAGCTGGAATAATGGGTTCAAATCAGGTGCAAAGAGATATTCTTTTAATGATATAAAAGATTATTTCAGAGAAAATGAATTTAAGAATCTGGTTTCCATAGATACGACGGCCAGTGAAGATTTTCCGCAGAAATATATTGCATTAGTAAATGCAGGGAGTCATATCATTGCCGCCAATAAAGTAGCCAATACATTGTCTTCTGAATTTTATAAAGAGCTAAGAAAAGAGTTGAAAAGGAATAATAAAAAATTTATATACGAAACCAATGTGGGAGCTGGCCTTCCAATTGTTGAAACACTTAGAAATCTGCATCTTTCAGGAGAAAAAGTGACTAGAATACGAGGAGTTTTCTCGGGATCATTGAGCTATATTTTCAATAAATATTCAGAAGATGAAAAAGATTTTTCAGAAGTCTTGAAAGAAGCCGGGATTCTTGGTTATACCGAGCCAGATGCGCGTATTGATTTAAGCGGAAAGGATGTTGGACGAAAATTATTGATCCTTGCCCGAGAATTGGAACTGAATAAAGAACTGACAGATGTGAGAATTCAGTCTTTAATTCCGAAGCAATTGAATGGAGATACCAGTCTTGAAGAATTTAATAAAAGAGTAGAAGAACTGGATCTTCATTTTGGGAGTTATAAAAAAGATAAGTCAGAAGATGAGGTTTTACGGTATGTTGGAGAATTAAACGCTGTGAGTGGAGAACTGGAAGCAAAGCTTATTAAGGAGCCTAAAACATCGGTTCTTGGACAAATAGAAGGAGCCGATAATATTTTTGAGATATATACCGAATCTTATAAAGACCTGCCTTTAGTGATTCGTGGAGCCGGTGCCGGAGCAGATGTTACGGCAAGGGGAGTATTTGGCGATATTTTAAAAATATCTGAACGTTTAAATTAA
- a CDS encoding universal stress protein produces MDTFKNIMVAVDFNDSIGELMVYADSLAQKFQSKVWVLHVAEPEPDFVGYEPGPQYIRDVKAEEYREEHRNLQEICKNFLSEEVKADALLIQGSTVETVMSEAQKLHIDLLIVGTHKHSFLHNLLQESVSMELIKKAEIPMLTIPIDE; encoded by the coding sequence ATGGATACTTTTAAAAATATCATGGTGGCTGTCGATTTTAATGACAGTATTGGGGAATTAATGGTGTATGCCGATAGTCTGGCTCAAAAATTCCAATCGAAAGTCTGGGTTTTGCACGTAGCAGAGCCTGAGCCCGATTTTGTTGGATACGAACCTGGCCCACAGTATATCCGTGATGTTAAAGCTGAAGAGTATCGTGAAGAACATCGCAACCTTCAGGAAATCTGTAAAAATTTTTTAAGCGAAGAGGTAAAGGCAGATGCTTTATTAATTCAGGGGTCAACTGTTGAAACCGTAATGAGTGAAGCCCAAAAACTTCATATTGATTTGCTTATTGTGGGAACTCACAAACATAGTTTTCTACATAATCTCTTACAGGAAAGTGTATCTATGGAGCTTATTAAAAAAGCTGAAATCCCCATGCTCACTATTCCTATAGATGAATAG
- a CDS encoding RrF2 family transcriptional regulator, translated as MLSKKTKYGIKALAYIARKKDRKPVQASEISESENISQKFLESILLELRKSGFLGSKKGKGGGYYLIKEPAEIKMTAVIRVLEGPIAMVPCVSLNYYEKCNDCPDEKTCSVHKLMIQLRDASLNVLGENTLEDIAFV; from the coding sequence ATGCTTTCTAAAAAGACCAAGTACGGAATTAAGGCTCTGGCATATATTGCCAGAAAAAAAGACAGAAAACCTGTCCAGGCATCTGAAATCTCTGAAAGTGAAAATATTTCACAGAAATTCCTTGAAAGTATTCTTCTGGAATTGCGAAAATCAGGATTTCTAGGTTCAAAAAAAGGTAAGGGCGGCGGCTATTATCTCATTAAAGAACCAGCTGAAATCAAAATGACAGCTGTTATCCGGGTTTTGGAAGGACCTATCGCGATGGTGCCTTGTGTAAGTCTTAATTATTATGAGAAATGCAACGATTGTCCAGATGAAAAAACCTGTTCGGTCCACAAATTAATGATTCAGTTAAGGGATGCGTCTTTAAATGTACTTGGTGAAAACACTTTAGAAGATATTGCTTTTGTATAG
- a CDS encoding O-acetylhomoserine aminocarboxypropyltransferase/cysteine synthase family protein — protein sequence MSTQNFSTKALHAGHDTTQNGGTRAVPIYQTSSYVFDDSDHAADLFSLAKPGFIYTRLNNPTNDVLEQRLAAIEGGIGAVVTASGTAAINTALLTLLRAGDHIVASSSLYGGTFNLLKNTLPRFGITTTFVNPQDPENFKKAAKENTRVFFVESLGNPKLDVLDLKGISKEAKAFKVPFIVDNTVATPYLLNPIEHGADIVIHSLTKYINGNGTSLGGVIIDAGKFDWANGKFPEFTEPSPGYHGLVYHDALEEAAFIAKVRIEGLRDHGAALSPFNAFQIIQGLETLKIRIKEHSKNALELAKWLQTQEEVEWVNYPGLEDNKYYKLAKEYLPEGQSGLVTFGVKGGFEAAKTVVDASKVFSLLANIGDTKSLIIHPASTTHQQLTEEDQKSTGVTQDLIRLSVGLEDVEDLKTDLKQAFSQIKKKSLV from the coding sequence ATGAGCACTCAAAATTTTTCAACTAAGGCACTTCATGCAGGACATGATACTACACAGAACGGTGGAACCAGAGCAGTTCCTATTTATCAAACAAGTTCCTATGTTTTTGATGACAGCGATCACGCTGCCGATCTTTTCTCCCTGGCTAAACCGGGATTTATTTATACCAGGTTAAACAATCCAACAAATGATGTTCTGGAGCAGCGACTTGCTGCAATAGAAGGAGGAATAGGCGCGGTGGTCACTGCTTCAGGAACTGCCGCAATCAATACCGCTTTATTAACTTTACTCAGAGCAGGAGATCATATTGTAGCTTCCAGTAGTTTATATGGAGGAACTTTCAATCTTCTAAAAAACACCCTTCCAAGATTTGGAATTACCACGACGTTCGTAAATCCTCAGGATCCGGAAAACTTCAAAAAAGCGGCTAAGGAAAATACGCGTGTATTTTTTGTAGAATCATTGGGAAATCCGAAACTGGATGTCCTTGATCTTAAAGGAATTTCTAAAGAAGCAAAGGCCTTTAAAGTACCATTTATAGTGGATAATACGGTTGCAACCCCATATTTACTAAATCCAATAGAGCATGGTGCCGACATTGTGATCCATTCCCTTACCAAATATATTAACGGGAACGGAACTTCGCTTGGAGGAGTGATCATCGATGCAGGTAAATTTGACTGGGCTAACGGGAAATTCCCTGAATTTACTGAACCTTCTCCGGGATATCATGGGCTTGTATATCATGATGCTTTAGAAGAGGCCGCTTTTATAGCGAAGGTTAGAATCGAAGGTTTGAGAGATCACGGTGCGGCATTGAGTCCGTTCAATGCATTTCAAATAATTCAGGGACTGGAAACTTTGAAAATTAGAATTAAAGAACATAGTAAAAATGCACTGGAACTTGCTAAGTGGCTTCAGACACAGGAAGAAGTGGAATGGGTAAATTATCCCGGCCTGGAAGACAACAAGTATTATAAGCTGGCCAAAGAATATTTACCTGAAGGACAAAGCGGGCTCGTCACTTTTGGAGTTAAAGGAGGATTTGAAGCAGCCAAAACAGTAGTAGATGCATCTAAAGTTTTCTCTCTGCTCGCGAATATTGGAGACACAAAGTCGCTTATCATTCATCCGGCAAGCACTACCCATCAGCAATTAACTGAGGAAGATCAGAAATCTACCGGAGTTACTCAGGATCTAATCAGGCTTTCCGTGGGACTTGAAGATGTGGAAGATCTTAAGACAGATTTAAAACAGGCTTTTTCACAAATTAAAAAGAAATCATTGGTTTAA
- a CDS encoding acyl-CoA dehydrogenase family protein, translated as MSLFKKVRNTINLLKSVDMDQLAKINQKIDLAEAMKALGTLDERQLTGLMKMLKTKRKKGQHDLPPIDGDFYNLDLKLTEKQREIQLKVRNFMEDEIRPLVNEYWKKDQFPFEVIEKFRDLNIVGVPYEGYGCPNLPFLMEGIIAQEIARVDVSISTFFGVHSGLALGSIYLCGSEDQKQEWLPKMQKMEKIGAFGLTEPNVGSGVAGGLETTCKFDGENWVLNGQKKWIGNATFADVTIIWARDLDSNQVKGFLVRKENPGFKAEKIKGKMALRIVQNALITLKDCKIPESDRLQNANSFKDTANVLRMTRAGVAWQAVGCARGAYESALKYTKKREQFGRPIASFQLIQNHLVEMLSNLTAMQTMVFRLSEMQDQDLLTDEHASLAKVYCSMRMRDVVSRAREVLGGNGILLDYDVARFVADAEAIYSYEGTKEINSLIVGRAITGYSAFVS; from the coding sequence ATGTCTTTATTTAAAAAAGTTAGAAATACCATCAACCTTCTAAAGTCGGTTGACATGGATCAATTAGCCAAAATCAACCAAAAAATAGATCTGGCAGAGGCCATGAAAGCTTTAGGAACATTGGACGAGCGCCAATTGACCGGGCTAATGAAGATGCTAAAGACAAAACGTAAAAAAGGCCAGCATGACCTCCCCCCTATTGATGGAGATTTTTATAATCTGGATCTGAAATTAACCGAAAAACAGCGGGAAATTCAGTTAAAAGTTCGCAATTTCATGGAGGACGAGATTAGACCTCTGGTAAATGAATATTGGAAGAAAGATCAGTTTCCTTTTGAAGTCATCGAGAAATTTAGAGACCTAAATATCGTAGGGGTGCCCTATGAGGGCTACGGATGCCCGAATTTGCCATTTTTAATGGAAGGTATTATCGCTCAGGAAATTGCCAGAGTGGATGTTTCAATTTCTACATTTTTCGGAGTCCATAGTGGCTTAGCCTTGGGCTCTATTTACTTATGCGGAAGTGAAGACCAAAAACAAGAATGGCTTCCGAAGATGCAGAAAATGGAAAAAATTGGAGCTTTTGGTCTTACCGAGCCCAATGTTGGATCTGGTGTTGCCGGTGGCCTGGAGACCACTTGTAAATTTGATGGAGAAAACTGGGTGTTAAATGGTCAGAAGAAATGGATTGGAAATGCCACTTTTGCAGATGTTACCATTATTTGGGCAAGAGACCTTGATTCTAATCAGGTAAAAGGCTTTTTAGTTAGGAAAGAAAATCCTGGCTTTAAAGCCGAAAAGATAAAAGGTAAAATGGCTCTGAGAATTGTTCAAAATGCCTTGATTACTCTAAAAGATTGTAAAATTCCTGAAAGCGATAGACTTCAAAACGCAAATTCTTTTAAAGACACTGCGAATGTTCTAAGAATGACCAGAGCCGGAGTTGCCTGGCAGGCAGTAGGATGTGCCAGAGGAGCGTATGAAAGCGCTTTGAAATACACCAAAAAAAGAGAGCAATTTGGAAGACCTATTGCCTCTTTTCAGCTGATTCAAAATCATCTAGTGGAGATGCTTTCAAATCTTACTGCTATGCAAACGATGGTTTTCAGACTTTCAGAAATGCAGGATCAGGACTTGCTTACAGATGAACATGCAAGTTTGGCAAAAGTTTACTGTAGTATGCGAATGAGAGATGTGGTAAGTCGAGCTAGAGAGGTACTGGGAGGAAATGGAATTTTACTTGATTATGATGTAGCTCGTTTTGTGGCAGATGCCGAAGCGATCTATAGTTATGAAGGAACCAAAGAAATTAATTCGCTTATAGTAGGCCGAGCCATTACCGGTTATAGTGCTTTTGTAAGCTAA